The DNA window CACGCCGCGCGGCACGGGACATCCACTGCAAGTGCAGCACCAAAGCCAGAGCCACAAAGAAagagaggcggcgccggcaatGGAGAGGAGCGGCGGTACGCGGTGGCGGGAGAGGCTGGTGGTGCCGGCTGTTGCAGCGCTCCTCTTCGCGTCCGCGTTCGTGCAGTGCGTGGgcgctggcgacggcgaggaggagccaGCGGAGCCGGGGAAGACGGCGCCGACGCTGCCGCCGGGGTGGAAAGGTGACTCCGGGTCCGGCCACGGGTCCAGCCCCGAAGGTTCTTGGAATTACGGGTGGGGCTGGGCCGCTGGGCCTGGCGGCAAGGGCTCCGGGTTCGGGTTTGGTTACGGCGGCAGcagaggcgaaggtggcggcggcggtggaggtggcggaggcggcggcggtggtggcggaaGCGGCCGAGCATATGGTTTCGGGAGTGGAGGATATGGAGGCCACCCCGGAGgctttggtggtggtggcggcggatATCCTGGTGATTTTGGCCAGGGTGGTGGCAGCTTTGGTGGCTCCGTTGGCGATGATACTGGTGGCTACAATGGtgacgcgggcggcggcggagacggggGTGGATACGGTGGGgactccggcgacggcgaggtcggtgCAAACTGGAGCAAGCGCGGCCggttcggcggcggcaaggcaCAGCAGAAGGACGGTGGCGGTAAGAACTGAAGCCGCCCGTCCTCGCCTTCCTCCGGCCATGACACGAAACCATGAGCTAGCAACTAAAGCAATGCATATATAATGTGTGTAATATAGTAATGTCTTCCATGTTATGCTAGTGCTAAGTTTATTAACCGGAGTACGCTGCACAGTGCTCGCACGGACTTCAGTTTGAGCCTAGCAGTATGTTCTTCACTCTTCAGGGTATGTAACAAATTGCCTTTTACCTGGTTGATGCCCCCAAATGATGCCAATATAGTGGTCGACATGGTAAAAATTGGTAATATGTATTGCTTACTTGCTTTTGCGCTCTTCATGACGGAATTGCAACTTCCTGAAAAAACGACCTGCAAGTCAGAATTCCTGAAACGTCAGATTTCTGAAGGTAACTGAGGGGCTGGAGACTATTCAGCATAGTAACATATTGTAGTCTTGGATGGCATGAAAACATAGATTCTCTGCTACTCTTGTCTGATGCATATATCTGCTATGATTACCTAATGCGAAATACAGAACTGGAGACGTGTTTTGCGTCATGCTGGTAACTGAGCTGCCAAGAACTAGTGGACAAGCAGCCAAAACAAATTTGCTATATCTGGGATCAGAGAGTAAAATAGTTTGGATATTAATGAATTTTTGAGCAAGTTGCAGCACACTACATTAAATACCTCTATATTTGAAGGGTTGCTTACAAGCAATCCACGGGGCTCAACCAACTGAAGCAAATAGCAGTAATGCATGATTTCTGTGGTTAAGCCCACCATGGTacattcaaaacaaaaaagaatgcaTGGCAGGT is part of the Oryza brachyantha chromosome 2, ObraRS2, whole genome shotgun sequence genome and encodes:
- the LOC102703375 gene encoding glycine-rich cell wall structural protein 1.0-like, giving the protein MERSGGTRWRERLVVPAVAALLFASAFVQCVGAGDGEEEPAEPGKTAPTLPPGWKGDSGSGHGSSPEGSWNYGWGWAAGPGGKGSGFGFGYGGSRGEGFGGGGGGYPGDFGQGGGSFGGSVGDDTGGYNGDAGGGGDGGGYGGDSGDGEVGANWSKRGRFGGGKAQQKDGGGKN